The Vicia villosa cultivar HV-30 ecotype Madison, WI unplaced genomic scaffold, Vvil1.0 ctg.000114F_1_1, whole genome shotgun sequence DNA window tatgtttagatcaatcccacaaataagtaaatatataaatatacacgaatatatatttagaacgatcccacttacaaatcaacgatttccttcatggccggataattggtccattcaccctttaccgaattcagataatacacgacttcccttatcgggttgatagcaagcagcaaccagtgtgctctataaattaaaacaataggttatatgaaaatattgctatacactaaagaaacagagattagatgaataaagaatgagaaactaaccctactggtcgggtattatacgcccaaagatgcagacattctgtattgccggtggacatgaatctatcgactaagcgctgtctaacagattccggatccgaaacaatttccattccgctgcaatgggcggaagacacgaaccggaatctgttagacaatgcagtcccgcgcaacactctgtcatacaacaaccttaaataaaaacataataaacattagattctttttattgaaaagtgtaaataaattatattgtgggactaattaaataatatatcggatgagtgaatattaccggatgtatgattgcatattactgacgcctagttgatcctggtcaaaaatctcttgcaagtcgtcaattgtaatatgtgacttgaactcaataccgaagacactttcatccatatcgatttcccgtaaagcaccatccttcatatcggacatatcaaccattgttgcgagtgtcgcccggtatcgaggcacaaaagcaccgccttttcttgccgcttgcttcggaggaccactgggtggtacgctacgaacctgctgcgtcacttgttgtgactcccgagcggatgcctaaaaatcatataagttaggtaaaatataaaatcatgcatattttgattcagattatatattaacactttaaatgtacctcttttagcgatgcaacagactcctcctcctgtaaaatccctttacccttaattgcgggttttataggagcagtctaaaaataaaatgtaaaacataattaataaacggtttagaattgacattcgaaaactaaatgattcataatcgttttcaatttacctcatcactaatggtaatgagctccgagggccatgcaacaaacgatcctattgcatctcgcagcaatgtcgtctctgagaccatgtcaggtaccggtagaatcgcatcacgatctaatacaacatccaccgatactttcaggtgtccatccgggagcggtctgtggtgaagtaaatctcccgaagtgttgtgcacttttcccttgccaactag harbors:
- the LOC131624370 gene encoding uncharacterized protein LOC131624370, with amino-acid sequence MDESVFGIEFKSHITIDDLQEIFDQDQLGVSNMQSYIRLLYDRVLRGTALSNRFRFVSSAHCSGMEIVSDPESVRQRLVDRFMSTGNTECLHLWAYNTRPVGAHWLLLAINPIREVVYYLNSVKGEWTNYPAMKEIVDLSIQVFRSQRDAQVSRTKSNNITWIEVQCPIQRNSSDCGYFVLRFMKEIIQANQLEIPPTYLDEFRAAGYSKLKLEEIKEELCQFYIKQFFMQI